The Thermanaerovibrio acidaminovorans DSM 6589 genome contains a region encoding:
- the dnaA gene encoding chromosomal replication initiator protein DnaA yields MEDLKVLWNEILDKGRDVLPPGAAGTWLKTCLPLEISGGMLVLDVPNVFIKEQIQSRFLLPLKELVRALGVAEDVELKVGSEIRPNEQKRAEAAAMPLQSQRGGLNPNYVFDNFVVGKSNRLAHAASLAAAESPGVAYNPLFIWGGVGLGKTHLMHAIGHYVCDNQPGAKVVYVSSEKFTNELISAIQNNRTQDFKAKYRSVDVLLIDDIQFLADKESTQEEFFHTFNSLHDAKKQVVISSDRPPKDIQRVEERLVSRFEWGLVTDIQPPDLETRVAILQKKAEMRGYEVPEDVIFFLAQNIPSNIRELEGALNRVVACSELNGEVISVENAAEWLKDIIRNVMRGPVSIDLIQHLVAESFGMPVDDLLSTKRTSDLALARQVAMYLCREHTEASLQQIGYAFNKKDHTTVLHACRKIDELLKTDLRVKSVVDNVRKKL; encoded by the coding sequence TTGGAAGACCTGAAGGTCCTGTGGAACGAGATACTGGACAAGGGCAGGGACGTGCTTCCCCCCGGTGCGGCGGGCACGTGGCTCAAGACCTGCCTTCCCCTGGAGATATCCGGCGGGATGCTGGTGCTGGACGTCCCGAACGTGTTCATAAAGGAACAGATCCAGAGCCGGTTCCTCCTGCCCCTGAAGGAGCTGGTCAGGGCCCTGGGGGTTGCGGAGGACGTGGAGCTAAAGGTTGGCTCCGAGATAAGGCCCAACGAGCAGAAGAGGGCGGAAGCGGCGGCCATGCCCCTCCAGAGTCAGCGAGGGGGCCTCAACCCCAACTACGTGTTCGACAACTTCGTGGTGGGCAAGTCCAACCGGCTAGCCCACGCGGCGTCCCTGGCGGCGGCGGAGTCCCCCGGGGTGGCCTACAACCCGCTGTTCATATGGGGTGGGGTGGGGCTTGGCAAGACCCACCTGATGCACGCCATAGGCCATTACGTGTGCGACAACCAGCCGGGGGCCAAGGTGGTTTACGTGAGCTCCGAGAAGTTCACCAACGAGCTCATATCTGCCATCCAGAACAACAGGACCCAGGACTTCAAGGCCAAGTACCGGAGCGTGGACGTGCTCCTGATCGACGACATCCAGTTCTTGGCGGACAAGGAGAGCACCCAGGAGGAGTTCTTTCACACCTTCAACAGCCTCCACGATGCCAAGAAGCAGGTGGTCATAAGCTCCGACCGGCCCCCCAAGGACATCCAGCGGGTGGAGGAGCGGCTTGTATCCCGGTTCGAGTGGGGACTGGTTACGGACATACAGCCCCCGGATCTGGAGACCCGGGTGGCCATACTCCAGAAGAAGGCGGAGATGAGGGGCTACGAGGTGCCCGAGGACGTGATCTTCTTCCTGGCCCAGAACATCCCCAGCAACATAAGGGAGCTGGAGGGGGCCTTGAACCGGGTGGTGGCCTGCTCGGAGCTCAACGGGGAGGTCATATCGGTGGAGAACGCCGCCGAGTGGCTCAAGGACATAATCCGCAACGTGATGCGCGGACCGGTGAGCATAGACCTGATCCAGCACCTGGTGGCGGAGAGCTTCGGCATGCCGGTGGATGACCTGCTGTCCACAAAGAGGACGTCGGACCTGGCGCTGGCCAGGCAGGTGGCCATGTACCTGTGCAGGGAGCACACGGAGGCGAGCCTTCAGCAGATAGGCTACGCGTTCAACAAGAAGGATCACACCACGGTGCTACATGCCTGCAGGAAGATAGACGAGCTCCTGAAGACCGATCTTAGGGTCAAGAGCGTTGTGGATAACGTAAGGAAGAAGCTGTAG
- the dnaN gene encoding DNA polymerase III subunit beta, whose amino-acid sequence MKLNIEKGPFIRAWNMAERCAGASSSGASSSVMIRSSAGRVELFATDMKTSLRCPVQGVQSDLDGEALLPVKVLGDLFKKCPDPSFTINLEEGRGTMVSGRSRYRFSTYDVSEFPKFPSSASAAQFGTVKAQDLRNAISEGGIAASTSDEYPQYLSCVYLQGDQGALRIVSTDSRRLAYSKCPMEGSSSESMLLPMRAIRELDRMLSGLQEDGDVRILLDQAQAYFISDDFEFAIRRVDGKFPQYERIIPKSCTTFMEVSRSQMIGALERLDLVVRDFNKMVAVNLSPGGSCTLRSRSPEFGDAVEEVEGAIEGEPLRIAFNVKFLLDGVKGLQDSLVRLEFNGPGGHLCIKRIGSDSYLYLLAPLAMDESELPGDDAL is encoded by the coding sequence TTGAAGCTGAACATAGAGAAGGGGCCCTTCATAAGGGCATGGAACATGGCGGAGCGGTGCGCCGGGGCGTCATCGTCCGGTGCCTCCTCCAGCGTAATGATCCGGTCCTCCGCCGGCAGGGTGGAGCTCTTCGCCACGGACATGAAGACCAGCCTCAGGTGCCCGGTCCAGGGGGTCCAATCGGACCTGGACGGGGAAGCGCTGCTTCCCGTCAAGGTGCTGGGGGACCTCTTCAAGAAGTGCCCGGATCCCAGCTTCACCATAAACCTCGAGGAGGGCAGGGGGACCATGGTGTCCGGCCGGAGCCGCTACCGGTTCAGCACCTACGACGTCTCCGAGTTCCCCAAGTTCCCCTCCTCCGCCTCCGCAGCCCAGTTCGGCACCGTTAAGGCCCAGGACCTCAGGAACGCCATATCCGAGGGTGGCATAGCGGCCTCCACGTCGGACGAGTACCCCCAGTACCTGTCCTGCGTCTACCTGCAGGGGGACCAGGGGGCCCTGAGGATCGTCTCCACCGACTCCAGACGCCTGGCCTACTCCAAGTGCCCCATGGAGGGCTCCTCGTCGGAGAGCATGCTGCTTCCCATGAGGGCCATAAGGGAGTTGGACCGGATGCTGTCCGGCCTCCAGGAGGACGGGGATGTAAGGATCCTGTTGGACCAGGCCCAGGCCTACTTCATATCCGACGACTTCGAGTTCGCCATAAGGCGGGTGGACGGCAAGTTCCCCCAGTACGAGCGGATAATCCCCAAGTCCTGCACCACCTTCATGGAGGTCTCCCGGTCCCAGATGATCGGCGCCCTGGAGAGGCTGGACCTGGTGGTCCGGGACTTCAACAAGATGGTGGCGGTGAACCTCTCCCCCGGGGGCAGCTGCACCCTGAGGAGCCGCTCCCCCGAGTTCGGGGACGCGGTGGAGGAGGTGGAGGGCGCCATCGAGGGCGAGCCCTTGAGGATAGCCTTCAACGTTAAGTTCCTCCTGGACGGGGTCAAGGGGCTCCAGGACAGCCTGGTCAGGCTTGAGTTCAACGGCCCCGGAGGCCACTTGTGCATCAAGCGCATAGGCTCCGACAGCTACCTTTACCTCCTGGCGCCGCTCGCCATGGACGAGTCGGAGCTGCCGGGGGACGATGCACTTTAG